A genomic region of Gossypium hirsutum isolate 1008001.06 chromosome D01, Gossypium_hirsutum_v2.1, whole genome shotgun sequence contains the following coding sequences:
- the LOC107921462 gene encoding uncharacterized protein — translation MSRRIIVRTPTTRRQPLLQSRSTSSSLSMVDDGSRYSRSSSSRKSAKFGELCGGTAAECAAVCCCCPCGIANLLVLVIYKVPAGLCRRALRQKRRKKLQKKGLFQPRNYGSRHGCEERELRNHPMVCAKELMVEMEVSEEADKALFQLEEEMWERFHGTGFWISPSQRERDSSTIN, via the coding sequence ATGTCTCGCCGGATAATCGTAAGGACCCCGACCACCCGGCGGCAACCGCTACTGCAAAGCCGTTCCACGTCTTCTTCTCTTTCCATGGTTGACGATGGCAGTCGTTACAGCCGGAGTAGCAGCTCGAGGAAAAGTGCCAAGTTCGGGGAGCTTTGTGGGGGGACAGCAGCGGAGTGTGCGGCTGTTTGTTGTTGTTGTCCTTGTGGGATAGCGAACCTTTTGGTTTTAGTGATATACAAGGTTCCGGCAGGACTATGCCGCCGTGCACTCCGTCAGAAAAGGCGGAAGAAGTTGCAGAAAAAAGGGCTGTTTCAGCCGAGAAACTATGGGAGCCGACATGGGTGTGAAGAAAGGGAGTTGCGGAATCATCCCATGGTATGCGCCAAAGAATTGATGGTGGAGATGGAGGTTTCTGAAGAAGCTGATAAAGCATTGTTCCAACTTGAAGAAGAGATGTGGGAAAGGTTTCATGGTACTGGGTTTTGGATAAGTCCTTCACAGAGAGAAAGAGATTCATCCACCATTAATTAA